One segment of Vibrio gazogenes DNA contains the following:
- a CDS encoding polysaccharide deacetylase family protein: protein MSVINHQYKYRLKPKFGRVYIGIIMALATAFQVSADTITYPNGAHVAVHLSYDDGLSSQLDHAIPTLDEYNIKGSFYLLPGSATLNNERQVEVWKKAAQNGHELGNHTVFHPCSSKGPERSWVKPYASLEQRTPEWMAAEVKMANTFLFLLDGQKRRTFTPPCFETMTGSGDYLSAVRPLVAGVYGRTLPKPEEVFWSAHNVSGQQLINYIKRSATNPRTKIIGIKFHGVGGDYLSVSDEAHHELVQYLAKHHDQYWVTTYKNIVDYIHQQ, encoded by the coding sequence ATGAGTGTTATCAATCATCAATATAAATATCGGCTAAAGCCAAAATTTGGCCGGGTTTATATCGGGATAATCATGGCTTTGGCGACCGCTTTTCAAGTCAGTGCTGACACCATCACATATCCGAATGGGGCGCATGTTGCGGTTCATCTGTCGTATGATGATGGACTGTCATCTCAGTTGGATCATGCGATTCCCACGCTCGATGAATACAATATCAAAGGCTCTTTTTATCTGTTACCGGGTTCAGCAACGCTCAATAATGAACGCCAGGTTGAAGTGTGGAAGAAAGCAGCGCAGAACGGCCACGAACTGGGTAATCATACGGTGTTTCATCCCTGTTCATCTAAAGGCCCTGAGCGGAGTTGGGTCAAACCTTACGCATCTCTGGAGCAGCGAACACCGGAATGGATGGCGGCTGAAGTGAAAATGGCGAATACGTTCCTGTTTTTACTCGACGGCCAAAAACGTCGTACGTTCACACCACCATGTTTTGAGACCATGACGGGGAGTGGTGATTATTTGTCGGCCGTCCGGCCGCTGGTCGCCGGGGTATATGGGCGCACATTACCCAAGCCGGAAGAAGTTTTCTGGTCTGCCCATAACGTCTCTGGTCAACAGCTCATCAATTATATTAAACGTTCGGCCACGAATCCACGGACTAAAATTATCGGCATTAAATTTCATGGTGTCGGTGGTGATTATTTATCCGTCAGTGACGAAGCGCATCACGAATTGGTGCAATATCTGGCGAAGCATCATGATCAATATTGGGTAACAACTTATAAAAATATTGTTGATTATATTCATCAACAGTAA
- a CDS encoding O-antigen ligase family protein, which translates to MTHSERWCWYSLLLMLIWLPIPLGSHRMWSWSIFEIWISCQTLLLSASLWHQFPWQKIRKFVWLLAPLSLFQCWIAIQAIPLPVEVLSIIAPDVAQVYRQVGADVGSLSYDRYATLTGLMKGIAYTLFAFNAVVLIHSVKRVKTVLYALVISGTFQSFYGVLTVLLNSHQSWFFGLPQGHRATGTFLYFNHFANYLVMCLCLGIGLIVSQLHQTESGSWHVRIRRWFSAVMSAKMMIRLCLIVMVIALIMTRSRMGNAVFFSVIACGGVIALCFYKRRPRALTALIISMMIIDTFLVGTLFGIDKVKQRIEATSIETETRDQAVQWSLDIIRDYPLTGTGLGSFYSTFPHYTHYNIGYYNYAHNDYVQFAAEAGIPAVVLLSLPILVALWFCFNVIRTRHSKTLKGTALGCLMGILAMMAQISVDFHLQAPANAVTFILILVLSGCVRQIQVRPESHPVAVDHLLLKN; encoded by the coding sequence GTGACTCATAGTGAACGTTGGTGCTGGTATTCTTTATTGCTCATGTTGATCTGGCTGCCGATTCCACTTGGCAGCCACCGGATGTGGTCATGGTCGATATTTGAGATCTGGATATCTTGTCAGACGCTGTTGCTCAGTGCGTCTTTGTGGCACCAATTCCCTTGGCAGAAAATCAGAAAATTTGTCTGGTTGCTGGCACCGCTGAGTCTTTTTCAGTGTTGGATTGCGATTCAGGCAATTCCATTACCGGTTGAGGTACTCAGTATCATTGCACCGGATGTGGCTCAGGTTTATCGTCAGGTCGGTGCGGACGTCGGGAGTCTTTCCTATGATCGCTATGCGACATTGACAGGGTTGATGAAAGGGATCGCCTATACGTTATTTGCGTTCAATGCAGTCGTTCTGATCCATTCCGTCAAACGTGTAAAAACCGTGCTGTATGCGCTGGTTATCAGCGGGACTTTCCAATCATTTTATGGCGTCTTGACCGTATTATTAAATAGCCATCAAAGCTGGTTCTTTGGTTTGCCGCAAGGTCATCGGGCGACGGGAACCTTCTTGTATTTCAACCACTTTGCCAACTATCTGGTGATGTGTCTGTGTCTGGGGATCGGCCTGATTGTCTCACAATTACATCAGACTGAATCCGGGTCGTGGCATGTGCGTATCAGGCGGTGGTTCAGTGCAGTGATGTCCGCCAAAATGATGATCCGTTTGTGTCTGATTGTGATGGTTATTGCTTTGATCATGACACGTTCTCGAATGGGCAATGCGGTTTTCTTCTCCGTGATCGCGTGTGGCGGTGTCATTGCTCTTTGTTTTTATAAAAGAAGACCGAGAGCGTTAACGGCATTAATCATCTCCATGATGATCATTGATACATTTCTGGTGGGGACGTTGTTTGGTATCGATAAGGTCAAGCAGCGTATCGAAGCCACTTCCATTGAAACCGAGACTCGCGATCAGGCGGTGCAGTGGAGTCTGGATATCATTCGGGATTATCCGTTGACCGGCACGGGGTTAGGGAGCTTTTACTCTACCTTCCCGCACTACACGCACTACAATATCGGCTATTACAACTATGCCCATAATGACTATGTCCAATTCGCTGCTGAGGCGGGGATCCCGGCGGTTGTACTGTTAAGTTTACCGATACTGGTCGCATTGTGGTTTTGTTTCAATGTGATCAGAACCAGGCATAGCAAAACGTTAAAAGGCACCGCGTTAGGATGCCTGATGGGAATTTTGGCCATGATGGCGCAGATTAGCGTCGATTTCCATCTACAGGCGCCCGCGAACGCGGTGACATTTATTTTAATTCTCGTGTTGTCCGGCTGTGTGAGACAGATTCAAGTTCGTCCGGAAAGTCATCCGGTTGCCGTTGACCATTTGTTGTTGAAAAACTAA